The following proteins are co-located in the Gemmatimonadaceae bacterium genome:
- a CDS encoding isoaspartyl peptidase/L-asparaginase gives MTISRSSVVTTSGRSWKIPGHVGDSAIIGAGQYCDNTVGAAGSTGRGEANIKVCGAFLIVELMRQGMSPEAACLKTIERVIAMTEKRLLDDRERPRYDLSFYALAKDGRFGGATAYSGFQFAVADAAGARLVESPYMFRSSERPVSPAAVCRPA, from the coding sequence ATGACAATCTCCCGTTCGTCGGTTGTCACAACGAGCGGGCGCTCGTGGAAAATCCCGGGTCACGTTGGCGACTCTGCAATCATCGGCGCAGGTCAGTACTGCGACAACACAGTTGGAGCAGCAGGGTCGACGGGGCGCGGTGAAGCGAACATCAAGGTCTGCGGAGCGTTTCTCATCGTCGAGCTGATGCGGCAGGGAATGTCGCCGGAGGCAGCCTGCCTAAAGACAATCGAGCGCGTGATTGCCATGACGGAGAAGCGGTTGCTCGATGACCGCGAGCGCCCGCGATACGATCTCAGCTTTTACGCGCTGGCAAAGGACGGACGCTTTGGCGGCGCAACCGCATACTCGGGGTTCCAGTTCGCCGTTGCCGACGCGGCCGGCGCGCGTCTGGTCGAGTCACCATACATGTTCAGGAGCTCTGAACGGCCGGTATCCCCCGCGGCGGTGTGTCGCCCAGCTTGA
- a CDS encoding VIT1/CCC1 transporter family protein → MATTLQAPSDERSEPDIHAFEHHWQDEADAAYLYRILAAAEPDQHKKDIYSRLAKVEDRHVIVWGDLMTSHGHPPKKFEPSGRAKLLARIGKVFGPGFLLPMLLQEEGREVKAYLDMHRATPLGAPGGGEALTLARESAEHATTLAGIAGKSGEPWHRTESGGFLRNVVYGFNDGLTANFGLVAGVIGATATTDQHAAIVVAGVAGAIADALSMGSSGFLAAKSEREVYDYEIAMEKDEIALMPEIERDELALIYEAKGMDRDLANTLATQIMADPARMLQEQVQEELKIGEQTISPVREGWVTGLATAFGAVIPVFPFFFTSGRLAILISFSVSMLSHFLVGAARSVFTGRSVFRSGLDMFVVGLGVAIVGYYVGDLVGGLF, encoded by the coding sequence TCCATGCCTTCGAGCACCATTGGCAGGACGAAGCCGACGCGGCTTACCTCTATCGCATACTGGCTGCGGCAGAGCCGGATCAGCACAAGAAAGACATCTATTCACGCCTCGCGAAAGTCGAGGATCGCCACGTAATCGTCTGGGGCGATCTGATGACCAGTCATGGTCATCCCCCAAAGAAGTTCGAGCCGAGCGGACGCGCGAAGCTTCTCGCGCGAATCGGAAAGGTGTTCGGGCCGGGCTTCCTTCTCCCAATGCTGCTTCAGGAGGAAGGACGCGAGGTGAAAGCGTATCTCGACATGCACCGCGCGACGCCGCTTGGTGCGCCCGGTGGTGGCGAAGCTCTCACGCTGGCGAGGGAATCGGCAGAGCATGCCACCACTCTCGCGGGGATTGCCGGAAAGAGTGGCGAGCCATGGCATCGCACGGAATCGGGCGGGTTCCTCCGGAACGTCGTGTACGGCTTCAACGACGGACTCACCGCGAATTTCGGCCTGGTCGCCGGAGTGATCGGCGCCACAGCCACGACCGACCAGCACGCTGCGATAGTCGTCGCGGGAGTCGCCGGCGCGATAGCGGATGCGTTGTCGATGGGATCGAGCGGATTCCTCGCAGCGAAAAGCGAGCGCGAGGTATACGACTACGAGATTGCGATGGAGAAGGACGAGATCGCGCTCATGCCGGAGATCGAGCGCGATGAGCTCGCGCTGATCTATGAAGCGAAAGGGATGGACCGCGATCTGGCGAACACTCTCGCGACGCAGATCATGGCTGATCCCGCACGCATGCTCCAGGAGCAGGTGCAGGAAGAGCTGAAGATCGGGGAGCAGACGATCTCGCCGGTTCGCGAGGGATGGGTGACTGGTCTGGCGACCGCGTTCGGTGCGGTAATCCCTGTCTTTCCGTTCTTTTTCACGAGCGGAAGGCTGGCGATTCTGATTTCGTTCAGCGTCTCGATGCTTTCGCACTTTCTCGTCGGGGCCGCCCGATCCGTGTTTACCGGCCGGAGCGTTTTCCGGTCCGGTCTCGACATGTTCGTGGTCGGTCTTGGCGTCGCGATTGTAGGCTACTACGTCGGTGATCTTGTAGGGGGACTCTTCTGA
- a CDS encoding aspartate ammonia-lyase — MTDQLRSADNLDSPGRSEPAQHRPATRRERDLLGEREVPSTALYGVQTLRAMENFAISGVELHEFPTLIAATAAVKEAAAEANRELGLLDNETAEAIIGACRELRNGRHHEHFRVDMIQGGAGTSTNMNANEVIANRALELLGHPRGSYDIVSPNSHVNLSQSTNDVYPTAVKLAMHSSIDQLRSAMGALAGAFLVKGEEFAPYLKMGRTQLQDAVPMTLGQEFTAFAHTILEDVDRLGEAQMLIREINMGATAIGTGINAPPGYAENVRQHLSRITGVELITAPDLVEATSDTGVFVQLSGVLKRCAVKLSKICNDLRLLSSGPRAGFGEINLPPMQPGSSIMPGKVNPVIPEVVNQVCFDVIGGDITVTMAAEAGQLQLNVFEPIIAFRLLRGMIILTRACDVLRVRCITGITANPERMRHFVEYSIGIVTALVPVLGYEKATEIAKEALESGRGVYDLVCDRGLMTREELDRVLNPGAMTHPQQASGTLPI; from the coding sequence ATGACAGATCAGCTCCGCAGCGCAGACAACCTGGATTCGCCCGGCAGGTCCGAGCCGGCCCAACATCGCCCCGCTACCCGACGTGAGCGGGACCTGCTCGGCGAGCGCGAGGTGCCGAGCACCGCGCTCTACGGAGTGCAGACGCTGCGCGCGATGGAGAATTTCGCGATCAGCGGAGTGGAGCTGCACGAATTCCCCACGCTCATTGCAGCGACGGCGGCGGTGAAGGAGGCTGCGGCCGAAGCCAACCGCGAGCTGGGTTTGCTCGACAACGAGACTGCCGAAGCAATCATCGGCGCCTGCCGCGAGCTCAGGAACGGACGACACCACGAGCATTTCCGCGTCGACATGATTCAGGGTGGCGCCGGCACCTCGACGAACATGAATGCCAATGAGGTGATCGCGAATCGCGCGTTGGAGCTGCTCGGTCATCCGCGCGGCAGCTACGACATCGTGAGCCCGAACTCGCACGTCAACCTCAGCCAGTCCACGAACGACGTTTACCCGACGGCGGTGAAGCTGGCGATGCACTCGAGCATCGATCAGCTCCGGTCGGCGATGGGCGCGCTTGCCGGAGCATTCCTCGTGAAAGGCGAGGAATTCGCGCCGTATCTCAAGATGGGCCGCACTCAGCTTCAGGACGCGGTTCCAATGACGCTCGGCCAGGAGTTCACGGCGTTCGCGCACACGATCCTCGAGGATGTCGATCGCCTCGGTGAGGCGCAGATGCTGATTCGCGAAATCAACATGGGTGCTACGGCAATCGGCACGGGGATCAACGCACCACCCGGGTATGCCGAAAATGTTCGACAACATCTGTCGAGGATCACCGGAGTCGAGCTCATCACCGCACCCGATCTGGTCGAGGCGACGTCGGACACCGGAGTGTTCGTCCAGCTCTCGGGAGTTCTCAAGCGATGTGCAGTGAAGCTGTCGAAGATCTGCAACGATCTTCGCCTTCTGAGCTCCGGTCCGCGCGCAGGTTTCGGTGAGATCAACCTTCCGCCGATGCAGCCCGGCTCATCCATCATGCCGGGTAAGGTGAACCCGGTGATTCCCGAGGTCGTCAACCAGGTGTGCTTCGACGTCATCGGCGGAGACATCACCGTTACGATGGCAGCCGAAGCCGGGCAGCTTCAGCTGAATGTATTCGAGCCCATAATTGCCTTTCGGCTGTTGCGCGGCATGATCATCCTGACGCGTGCCTGCGACGTTCTGCGCGTGCGGTGCATCACTGGAATCACTGCCAATCCGGAGCGGATGCGCCATTTCGTCGAGTATTCGATTGGCATCGTCACCGCCCTCGTACCGGTGCTCGGATACGAGAAGGCCACGGAAATTGCAAAGGAGGCGCTGGAGAGCGGGCGGGGGGTTTACGATCTCGTTTGTGATCGCGGACTGATGACTCGCGAGGAGCTCGACCGGGTGCTGAATCCGGGCGCAATGACGCATCCGCAGCAGGCCTCCGGCACCCTCCCGATATAG
- a CDS encoding cbb3-type cytochrome c oxidase subunit I, protein MASTAIPTQAPPYAATPYQEKGGVWSWLTTVDHKRIGLLYFYTALAFFLIGGLEAELLRIQLQGPNRAFVSAETYNQLFTMHGTTMIFLAIMPLSAAFFNFLIPLQIGARDVAFPRLNAFSYWVFLFGGIFLTVPILFQVAPDGGWFGYTPLTTKAFSAGINIDFWVIGLQILGISSLAAAFNFITTIINLRAPGMTLMRMPMFTWMSFVVMFLLILAFPVITIALVFLLFDRFFGTN, encoded by the coding sequence ATGGCATCGACTGCAATTCCCACCCAGGCCCCTCCGTACGCTGCCACTCCCTATCAGGAAAAGGGTGGAGTCTGGAGCTGGCTCACCACGGTGGATCACAAGCGGATAGGATTGCTCTACTTCTATACCGCCCTCGCATTCTTCCTCATCGGCGGTCTCGAGGCGGAGCTGCTTCGCATCCAGCTGCAGGGACCCAATCGCGCGTTCGTGTCCGCGGAAACTTACAACCAGCTCTTCACGATGCACGGCACGACGATGATCTTCCTGGCGATCATGCCGCTGTCGGCGGCGTTCTTCAACTTCCTGATCCCGCTTCAGATTGGCGCCCGGGACGTCGCTTTCCCCCGTCTCAACGCTTTCAGCTACTGGGTGTTCCTGTTCGGCGGAATTTTCCTCACGGTGCCGATTCTCTTCCAGGTGGCGCCCGATGGCGGCTGGTTCGGCTACACGCCACTCACGACGAAGGCGTTCTCTGCCGGAATCAACATCGATTTCTGGGTGATCGGTCTGCAGATACTCGGCATCTCGTCGCTCGCCGCCGCCTTCAACTTCATCACCACCATCATCAATCTGCGGGCGCCCGGCATGACGCTGATGCGCATGCCGATGTTCACCTGGATGTCGTTCGTGGTGATGTTCCTGCTCATCCTCGCGTTCCCGGTCATCACGATTGCGCTGGTCTTTCTGCTGTTCGATCGATTCTTCGGGACGAAC
- the coxB gene encoding cytochrome c oxidase subunit II, with the protein MRGNSRLRRLASYGTMAVLALTLAACEQSHPNTTFTPHSEYGRAIDFLWDRLLLLGTIVFVLVEAGLIYIMIRYRKRETDERPPQTHGNVVVEIIWTLIPAFILLFIAVPTVRTIFKTQATAVAGALEIEVIGHQWWWEFRYPEYNITTANEIYLPTGRTVSFKLTSVDVIHSFWIPQLGGKRDAVTNRVNYIWLTPDSTMETSEWNGFCTEYCGTSHAKMRFRVYTVKPDQFASWVASQRAPAVFGAVAMGPPHVGPPTPVAEGGPAIRPGALAPTPPTPRTDTLAPAPAATVTQAGYIFPRNQPEFEYAKPKTPIPAGLTFTRGLTGNAHRGKQIFSSTACIGCHAIVGNPAAMGNIGPNLTHFGSRSTIGAGSFPNTPAYLALWIKNARLMKPGILMPTLGMNEYDPVLKTRVTKAQGGLDDQQIADIVAYLWALK; encoded by the coding sequence ATGAGAGGGAATTCCCGCCTGCGGCGACTGGCATCGTATGGCACGATGGCCGTGCTTGCGCTGACACTCGCGGCTTGCGAGCAATCGCATCCGAATACGACGTTCACTCCGCATTCGGAATACGGGCGGGCGATCGATTTTCTCTGGGATCGGCTGCTGCTCCTTGGAACAATCGTGTTCGTGCTCGTCGAAGCCGGGCTGATCTACATCATGATCCGGTACCGGAAGCGCGAGACGGACGAGCGGCCACCGCAGACGCACGGAAACGTCGTAGTCGAGATCATCTGGACTCTCATTCCTGCGTTCATTCTGCTGTTCATCGCGGTGCCCACGGTACGGACAATCTTCAAAACGCAGGCGACTGCGGTTGCGGGGGCGCTGGAAATAGAAGTCATAGGACATCAGTGGTGGTGGGAATTCCGCTATCCCGAGTACAACATCACCACTGCCAACGAGATTTATCTGCCGACGGGCCGGACGGTGAGCTTCAAGCTCACGTCGGTGGACGTGATTCACTCGTTCTGGATTCCACAGCTTGGCGGCAAGCGCGACGCCGTCACCAACCGCGTCAATTACATCTGGCTCACTCCTGACTCGACAATGGAGACCTCGGAGTGGAACGGATTCTGTACCGAGTACTGCGGAACGTCGCATGCGAAGATGCGCTTCCGCGTGTACACGGTGAAGCCGGACCAGTTTGCGAGCTGGGTGGCGAGTCAGCGCGCCCCTGCTGTATTTGGCGCCGTTGCGATGGGCCCGCCGCACGTTGGCCCGCCAACTCCGGTCGCCGAAGGAGGGCCGGCTATCAGACCCGGCGCACTCGCTCCAACGCCACCCACTCCGCGCACTGACACCTTAGCGCCGGCTCCCGCGGCTACAGTCACGCAGGCCGGCTACATATTCCCGAGAAATCAGCCCGAGTTCGAGTACGCGAAGCCCAAAACCCCAATTCCCGCGGGGCTGACGTTCACGCGAGGGCTGACTGGAAATGCGCACCGGGGGAAGCAGATTTTTTCATCCACTGCCTGCATTGGATGTCACGCGATTGTCGGGAATCCGGCAGCGATGGGGAACATCGGGCCGAACCTGACGCATTTCGGGTCGCGCAGCACGATCGGTGCGGGAAGCTTTCCCAACACGCCGGCGTATCTCGCGCTCTGGATCAAGAATGCCCGCCTGATGAAGCCGGGAATCCTGATGCCGACGCTCGGCATGAACGAGTACGATCCGGTTCTCAAGACGCGCGTCACCAAGGCGCAGGGCGGACTCGACGATCAGCAGATTGCTGACATCGTCGCTTACCTTTGGGCGTTGAAGTAA
- a CDS encoding methyl-accepting chemotaxis protein has product MHPQFPQTEAHHRPTPTWDGIPPVEVKPGGFFSPMLGMLQSRAAVVMVLSLAVFHIGIAWFVYRLFQVLSPEVRRAFLASSEVQTTLMFGAVWVLGLLLLAWLFVLRLIEQQVTRPVAELARLSEAVASGELSVPFTPSHVNSEVGRLSRATSGMIVALRRLAGTMRSSARDTTTLSAQITAASESVAEAAQQTAATSSSLSKESSHMARTIKEIAEDAAKLEEISILLRGRAQENLRRERRLRTLAQENRARLDDSSRALELLTTDARASAESIEALAIAVDEIRAFLTLVQKISRQSKLLALNAAMEAARAGEQGEGFGIVADEVRRLAADSAEAAQRTDLLARAMMERVSRSRESAARTLGTLQTVNDATSHGRQSFMQVEQGVIDAEKWSSSIETAVEESNHLVVDMTQRLDNLALGTQGFARAMHQVATASEEQSDSIDKIAGAASSLSSAARRVAQLVGTFKLGDTPPRGIPAVQSS; this is encoded by the coding sequence ATGCATCCTCAGTTTCCGCAGACAGAGGCGCACCACCGCCCGACTCCAACGTGGGACGGAATTCCACCCGTCGAGGTCAAGCCGGGGGGCTTCTTCTCGCCCATGCTCGGCATGCTCCAGAGCCGGGCGGCAGTGGTGATGGTGCTGTCACTTGCTGTCTTTCACATCGGCATCGCATGGTTCGTCTACCGGCTCTTCCAGGTGCTTTCTCCGGAAGTGAGGCGGGCGTTCCTGGCCTCGAGCGAGGTGCAGACCACGCTGATGTTCGGCGCAGTGTGGGTGCTGGGGCTGCTGCTCCTCGCGTGGCTGTTTGTCCTGCGCCTCATCGAGCAGCAGGTCACCAGGCCGGTCGCCGAGCTCGCGCGCTTATCGGAAGCGGTTGCCAGCGGCGAGCTGTCGGTTCCGTTCACGCCGTCGCACGTCAACAGCGAAGTCGGGCGGCTGAGCCGTGCAACTTCGGGAATGATCGTCGCACTCCGCAGGCTCGCGGGCACGATGCGATCATCTGCGCGGGACACGACAACGCTGTCTGCTCAGATCACGGCTGCATCAGAGAGCGTAGCCGAGGCAGCACAGCAGACTGCGGCAACGTCGAGCTCCCTGAGCAAGGAATCGAGCCACATGGCGCGCACGATCAAGGAGATTGCGGAAGATGCGGCGAAGCTCGAGGAGATCTCTATCCTGCTTCGCGGAAGGGCGCAGGAGAATCTCCGTCGAGAGCGTCGGCTGCGGACACTGGCGCAGGAGAATCGCGCCCGCCTCGACGACAGCTCGCGCGCGCTGGAGCTTCTCACTACCGATGCACGAGCCAGTGCCGAGTCGATCGAAGCGCTGGCCATCGCCGTGGACGAGATTCGCGCATTTCTCACACTCGTGCAGAAGATCTCCCGTCAGTCGAAGCTTCTCGCGCTGAATGCTGCGATGGAAGCCGCGCGGGCGGGCGAGCAGGGAGAAGGATTTGGAATCGTTGCGGATGAAGTGCGACGCCTGGCCGCCGATTCGGCCGAAGCGGCGCAGCGCACTGATCTTCTCGCCCGGGCGATGATGGAGCGTGTCAGCCGCTCACGCGAGTCTGCCGCCCGAACACTCGGCACTCTCCAGACCGTGAACGATGCGACCAGTCACGGGCGCCAGTCGTTCATGCAGGTGGAGCAGGGCGTGATCGACGCGGAAAAATGGAGCTCCTCGATCGAGACGGCTGTCGAGGAATCGAACCATCTCGTGGTGGACATGACGCAGCGGCTCGATAATCTGGCCCTCGGAACCCAGGGGTTTGCGAGAGCGATGCATCAGGTCGCAACCGCCAGCGAGGAGCAAAGCGACAGCATCGACAAGATTGCGGGCGCGGCGAGCTCGCTTTCGTCAGCCGCGCGACGGGTCGCTCAGCTCGTCGGAACGTTCAAGCTGGGCGACACACCGCCGCGGGGGATACCGGCCGTTCAGAGCTCCTGA
- the leuS gene encoding leucine--tRNA ligase: MDHRVNGERPEEYDPQEIEGKWQQRWRDRGTNATDIRGAVDPYYALMMFPYPSAEGLHVGNLFAFVGNDIYGRFQRLQGHNVFEPFGYDAFGIHSENYALSVGKHPSTLIPQNIANFERQVKRAGLMIDWSHSLATTDPAYYKWTQWVFLQLLKRGLAYKKQAAVNWCPSCKTVLANEQVIGGRCERCDTPVEQRLLSQWFFKISEYAPRLLANLDHLDWSESTKTAQRNWIGRSEGAEIVFPVTTTDGAEEIRVFTTRPDTVFGATYMVLAPEHSLVEKLTTPDHRADVEGYLERTSKQDLVTRKTSTEKTGVFTGSYAINPGTGQKIPVWIADYVLMEYGTGAIMAVPGHDDRDFEFAMLFGLPIVRVVCAEGDDPNADFSSAFKGAEGATLVNSGPFSGLSVEEGKRAIVEMLAGKGAAKPVVNYRLHDWCISRQRYWGPPIPIIYCDVCGPVPVPEKDLPVVLPHIEDFKPDDSGVSPLARHEEWYHVPCPQCGAQGRRETDVSDTFLDSAWYFLRYPSVGNDDVPFDNNLTKKWLPVDTYIGGNEHAVLHLLYSRFVTMVLHDMAYLDFEEPYEKFRAHGLIIRNGAKMSKSRGNVVIPDEYIATWGADAFRGYLMFLGPFEEGGDFRDASISGVKRFLDRLWASVLTAVDRDGGLAPAADSAEVMRKLHQTIKKVGDDIPRLSYNTAIAAMMEYMNVLRRGERTLTREEVEPIVQLVAPFAPHIAEELWEGLGHTESVFDAGWPAFDPALVADERLDLVIQVNGKTRGKVNVARDIGQEEAVAAALAEESIAKFLSGPEPRKIIFVPGRLLNLVG, from the coding sequence ATGGACCACCGCGTCAACGGCGAGCGCCCCGAAGAGTACGATCCCCAGGAAATCGAGGGGAAATGGCAGCAGCGATGGCGTGATCGCGGCACTAACGCCACGGACATCCGCGGCGCAGTCGACCCGTATTACGCCCTCATGATGTTCCCATACCCGTCGGCGGAAGGGCTCCATGTGGGCAACCTTTTCGCCTTCGTTGGCAACGACATATATGGACGATTCCAGAGGCTCCAGGGACACAACGTCTTCGAGCCGTTCGGGTACGACGCGTTCGGTATCCATTCCGAGAATTACGCCCTGAGCGTCGGCAAGCACCCGAGCACGCTCATCCCGCAGAACATCGCCAACTTCGAGAGGCAGGTTAAACGCGCCGGGCTGATGATCGACTGGTCGCATTCGCTGGCCACAACAGACCCCGCGTACTACAAGTGGACGCAGTGGGTTTTCCTGCAGCTGCTGAAGAGGGGCCTGGCCTACAAGAAGCAGGCGGCCGTGAACTGGTGTCCGAGCTGCAAGACGGTTCTGGCGAACGAGCAGGTCATCGGCGGCAGGTGCGAGCGATGCGACACGCCTGTGGAGCAGCGACTGCTCTCGCAGTGGTTCTTCAAGATCAGCGAATACGCGCCGAGGCTTCTAGCGAATCTCGATCATCTGGATTGGTCGGAGAGCACGAAAACCGCGCAGCGGAACTGGATAGGTCGGTCAGAGGGGGCGGAGATCGTGTTTCCAGTTACAACGACGGACGGAGCCGAGGAGATTCGCGTCTTCACGACACGCCCCGATACGGTGTTCGGGGCGACGTACATGGTGCTTGCACCGGAGCATTCGCTGGTAGAGAAGCTGACGACGCCCGATCACCGCGCGGATGTCGAAGGCTACCTGGAGCGGACCTCAAAACAGGATCTCGTCACGAGAAAGACGAGCACTGAGAAAACCGGCGTCTTCACCGGCTCGTACGCGATCAATCCGGGAACGGGACAGAAGATTCCCGTCTGGATCGCGGATTACGTGCTGATGGAGTACGGGACTGGCGCGATCATGGCCGTGCCCGGCCACGACGACCGCGACTTCGAGTTCGCGATGCTGTTCGGGCTCCCCATCGTTCGTGTCGTCTGCGCGGAGGGAGACGACCCGAACGCGGATTTTTCTTCTGCGTTCAAGGGGGCGGAAGGTGCAACGCTGGTGAATTCAGGTCCGTTCAGCGGGCTGAGCGTCGAGGAAGGGAAGCGTGCGATCGTCGAGATGCTCGCGGGAAAAGGCGCGGCGAAACCGGTTGTGAACTATCGGCTGCACGACTGGTGCATATCGCGCCAGCGGTACTGGGGGCCGCCCATCCCCATCATCTACTGTGATGTCTGTGGACCGGTCCCGGTGCCCGAGAAGGATCTGCCGGTAGTGCTCCCACACATCGAGGATTTCAAGCCTGATGACTCGGGGGTGTCGCCCCTGGCGCGCCATGAGGAGTGGTATCACGTGCCCTGTCCGCAGTGCGGAGCGCAGGGCCGGCGGGAGACCGACGTATCGGACACGTTCCTCGACAGCGCCTGGTACTTCCTCCGTTATCCGAGCGTCGGGAATGACGACGTGCCGTTCGATAACAATCTAACCAAGAAGTGGCTGCCGGTTGATACCTACATCGGAGGAAATGAGCACGCAGTCCTGCACCTGCTCTACTCGCGCTTCGTGACGATGGTGCTTCACGACATGGCTTACCTCGATTTCGAGGAGCCCTACGAGAAGTTCCGCGCCCACGGTCTGATAATCCGGAACGGCGCGAAGATGTCGAAGAGCAGGGGCAACGTCGTGATTCCCGACGAGTACATCGCGACCTGGGGAGCTGACGCCTTCCGCGGATATCTCATGTTCCTGGGACCCTTCGAGGAAGGCGGCGATTTCCGCGATGCAAGCATCTCGGGAGTGAAGCGCTTCCTCGACCGCCTGTGGGCGTCTGTTCTCACGGCCGTCGATCGGGACGGCGGGCTCGCGCCGGCGGCGGATTCGGCCGAGGTTATGCGCAAACTGCATCAGACGATAAAGAAAGTGGGCGACGACATTCCGCGCCTGAGCTACAATACCGCGATTGCGGCGATGATGGAATACATGAACGTCCTCCGTCGCGGCGAGCGCACGCTAACACGTGAGGAAGTCGAGCCGATCGTCCAGCTCGTTGCGCCATTTGCTCCCCACATCGCCGAAGAGCTGTGGGAAGGGCTTGGCCATACCGAAAGCGTCTTCGACGCGGGATGGCCGGCATTCGACCCCGCGCTCGTCGCTGACGAGCGATTGGATCTCGTGATTCAGGTCAACGGCAAAACGCGTGGGAAGGTGAACGTGGCGCGCGATATCGGGCAGGAGGAAGCGGTCGCCGCCGCGCTCGCCGAGGAATCAATCGCGAAGTTCCTGAGCGGGCCTGAGCCGAGAAAAATCATCTTCGTACCGGGTCGATTGCTAAATCTCGTCGGATAG